Sequence from the Ectothiorhodospira sp. BSL-9 genome:
GCCCATTCTCCACCATGGCCTCGCCAATGGCCTCCAGAGACTCGGTCACCGCCGCATCAATGAAGCCGCAGGTGTTCACCACCACCAGGTCGGCGTCCTGATACGTGCCGGTGATGCCATAGCCCTCCGCCCGCAATCGGGTGAGGATGTGCTCGGAGTCCGACAGCGCCTTGGGGCAGCCCAGGCTGACGAAACCCACCTGGGGCACCACCTCCTGCGGGCCGCTCAAGAGGCACTCCGCGTGCGGATGTCCGCCGGAAAGCGCGGGTATTTATGCACACCGGGGATCATGGGCACCGCGGTGCATACACGCTTATCTCCCAGACCGCAACAGGTCGTGTTGAACAAATTTAACTCCAATAAAAACAGGTGGTTAAAAACATGTACAAAAAATGACCGATTTGACTCGAGCCTTGTTGGCACGCGCCCTGGAGGCACTTTACCCCAATTCATCCACATAGTTATCCACAGCTTTTGTGGAAAAGCGGAGAAAATGAAGTGCCAGGGAGGATTTAGCGGCAAAGGCTCAAGCCCCGTTTGGAAAAAAACGGGTAAACTCAAGTAACAGATCTTCCGGGCTCATCGAGTGGCCTGGACCGGGCCTTGCTACCCGAAGCGGGGTCCAGTATATTACTCGTCTTTTTTCAGCGCTACAGGCTTTCGAGGGTGCTTGCATGAAGCCGGAAATCCATCCTGATTACCATGAAGTGAACGTGACCTGCAGTTGCGGGAATGCGTTCCAGACCCGCTCGACTCACAAAGGCGACGCCCTGAACGTGGAAGTCTGCTCTGCATGCCATCCGTTCTACACCGGCAAGCAGAAGATTCTCGACACGGCCGGGCAGGTGGACAAGTTCCGCCGCCGCTACGGTATGTAATGCCGGGGGCACGCCCCATGGCAAGAAAGTTCGAATGGGGCACAAGGGCGCCGTGGGTCGGCGCCCTTGTTGCGTTGTGCCTGGGCACAGCCCAGGCGGCCGACCTGCCCGACAGCTGTGGTGGACCGCAGGGTCGCACCAGCCAGGGGCAGGTGGACCACGTCTTTGACGGCGACACCGTACGCCTGACCGATGGCACCCGGGTGCGCCTTATCGGCCTGGACACGCCCGAGATCTTCTGGCGCGAGCGGACCGCCGAGCCTTACGGCCACGAGGCCCGGGATGCTCTTGAGGCGTTACTGAGGGAGCACGATAACCAGGTGCTCCTGGTGCACGATGCGGAACGCAAGGACCGCTATCAACGCACCCTGGCCCACCTGTTCACACCCGACGGCCAGCCCATCACCGCCCTGTTGCTGCGCCAGGGCCTGGCCACGGCCCTGACCATCCCCCCCAACGACTGGCATGTGGACTGCTACCGGGACACCGAGGCGCTCGCCCGCGCCGAGGCCCTGAAGATCTGGTCGCTGGAACATCTGGAGGCCTTCGAGGCAGAGGAACTGCCCCGCGATGCCGAGGGGTTCCGGATCGTCACGGGGGAAGTGGTGCGCATCGGGCAAAGCCAGCGCGCCCACTGGATCAATCTTGAAGGCAATGTCGCCTTTCGCATCGACCGGGAAGACATGCAGTACTTCCCCGACCTGGATATAGACGCCCTGCGCGGCGAACAAGTGGAAGGCCGCGGCTTCGTCTACACCCATCGGGGCCAGCCCCGAATCCGCATCCGCCACCCGGCGGATCTGCGCATCATCGACTAACCAAAAAGGGGACAGACACCTTTTCCGTGCGCGCCGCTGGCGCGCGGAAAAGGTGTCTGTCCCCTTTTTGGTCCCGGCTCCCACGAAAGTGCTTTTCCATGGGAGCCGGCCTGCCGGCGAACGGCTTGCCTATCAGGGCAGCAGGTGCGCCACGCCGTCACGCTCCTCGCGCAACTCCTGCTCCGTGACCTGCATGCGCTCGCGACTGAAATCATCGATCTCCAGCCCCTGCACGATGCTGTAGTCCCCGCCCTTGCAGGTGACCGGGAAGGAGTAGATCAGACCCTTCTCGATACCATAGCTGCCATCGGAAGGCACAGCCATGCTCACCCAGTCACCGTCCGGCGTACCCATCACCCAGTCGCGGATGTGATCCACGGCGGAGCTGCCGGCAGAGGCTGCACTGGAAGCACCACGGGCCTTGATGATGGCGGCGCCACGCTGCTGCACGGTGGGAATGAAGTCCGACTCGTACCAGTCCCGCGGCACCAGACCAGAGGCGGCATCGCCCTTCACCATGGCCTGACTGATATCCGGATACTGGGTGGCAGAGTGGTTACCCCAGATGATCATTTTCTTGATGTCCGTGGTGGAAGCACCGGTCTTGCCCGCCAGCTGCGCCAGGGCACGGTTGTGATCCAGACGGGTCATGGCAGTGAAATTGCGCGGGTTCAGGTCCGGGGCATTGCGCTGGGCGATCAGGGAATTGGTATTGGCGGGGTTACCCACCACCAGCACCTTCACGTCACGACTGGCCACAGCGTTCAGCGCCTTGCCCTGCTCGGAGAAGATGGCCGCATTGGCCTCCAGCAGGTCCTTGCGCTCCATCCCCGGGCCACGTGGGCGAGCACCCACCAGCAGGGCCACGTCTGCCTTGTCAAAGGCCACTTCCGGCTTGTCGGAGGTGGTGATCCCCGCCACCAGCGGGAACGCGCAGTCTTCCAGTTCCATGACCACACCGCGCAGCGCGTCCATGGCCGGAGTGATTTCCAGCAACTGCAGGATCACCGGCTGGTCCTTGCCCAGCATGTCGCCCGAGGCGATGCGGAACAGCAGGCTGTAGGAGATCTGGCCAGCAGCGCCGGTAACGGCGACGCGCATGGGGTTCTTCATGAAGCTACCTCCAGTAAGGTCTTTAATCCAGTAAGGTCATTAACATGGTGTCAATGCTCGGTTCCGGGCGCCGCACCCAGGGTCCAGCGGCTCGGAAACGGACAAAGGATACACCTCCACCCCTTGGTTTTCCGCATGACCCACGATCGTGGGTCATGCCCGGCCCATCGATGGGGCCTATTTTTTGTTGTCGTCCTTGCTGCCACTCTGGGTAAAGGCCTGCCAGAACAGCTTCTGCATGGCATCCATGTTAGCCACGCCGCTCTGCATCAGCGGCTGCATCATGGCCAGGGACTCATAACCCTGCTGCCCCTCACGCATGCGCTTGGCCACGTCCTCCATCATTTCCTTCTGAAGAGGGGCCACATCGGGCAGGCCTAGAAAGGCTCGGATTTCTTCGGGGGTGGCATCCACCTCCACATTGATCTTCATGGGAACTCCTTCGCCTGTCAGTTGTTGCAATGCTGTGACCGGGGAGGACAAAAGTAAAGCCACAGTGTGCCTTACCCCACCCCATGAACACACGTTACCAAAACCAGCCCGACCGCGCAGGTGTGCCGTCGGGATGGCCCTGCTGCATCGCGGCAGGTAGACTGCCACCGGTGAACACACCCACCTACCTGATTGACTCCAGCATCTTCGTCTTTCGCGCCTGGTTCGCCCTGCCCGAGACCATCACCTGCCGCGATGGCCACCCGGCCAACGCCGCCCACGGCTTCGTGCGCTTCGTGCACACCCTGCTGCAAAGCGAACGACCGGCCCGCATCGCCTTTGCATTCGATGAAAGCCGGGGCACCTCCTATCGCCATGCCCTCTACCCCGCCTACAAGGCCAACCGCCCACCGGCCCCCGAAGAACTCAAGCGCCAGTTCGGCTGGTGCCGGGAATTCGTGAGCGCCCTGGGCCTGGCCCACCTCTCCAGCCCCACCTTCGAAGCCGATGACCTCATTGGCACACTGGCCGCAAGGGAACGCCAGGAAGGTCGCGCGGTCGTACTGGTCACCGGCGACAAGGACCTCTCCCAGCTCGTCCATGAGGGCGACCTGTGGTGGGACCCGCACCGCAGTCAGCGGCTCGATCCCCGGGGCATTGAAAAGCGCCTGGGAGTGCGCCCCGACCAGGTGGCGGACCAACTGGCCCTGGCCGGAGACAAGGTGGACAACATCCCGGGCATCCCCGGCGTGGGCATGGCCACGGCGGCCCGCCTGCTGCGCCGCACCGACACCCTGGAGGCCCTGCTGGAGGACATCCCGGCCATTGCCCACATGCCCATCCGGGGCGCCAAACGCCTCATGGGCCTGGTGGACACCCACCGCGACACGGTGCGACTGGCCCGTCAGCTCACGGGCATCCACTGCGAGGCCGGTCTGCCGGCAGGCCTGGACCTGGGGCGCGGGCGTCCGGATGGGGCTCGACTGGGGGATCTGATGGACCAACTGGCCCTGCCTCCGTCCCGGCGATTTGACTGGGACAGGATCTAGACAGGCGCCCCTCGAGTTTTGGCAGAATACAGAGCCTCGTCGTCACGCGTGGAGACCATGGACCTACACAC
This genomic interval carries:
- the rpmE gene encoding 50S ribosomal protein L31; this translates as MKPEIHPDYHEVNVTCSCGNAFQTRSTHKGDALNVEVCSACHPFYTGKQKILDTAGQVDKFRRRYGM
- a CDS encoding thermonuclease family protein, which gives rise to MARKFEWGTRAPWVGALVALCLGTAQAADLPDSCGGPQGRTSQGQVDHVFDGDTVRLTDGTRVRLIGLDTPEIFWRERTAEPYGHEARDALEALLREHDNQVLLVHDAERKDRYQRTLAHLFTPDGQPITALLLRQGLATALTIPPNDWHVDCYRDTEALARAEALKIWSLEHLEAFEAEELPRDAEGFRIVTGEVVRIGQSQRAHWINLEGNVAFRIDREDMQYFPDLDIDALRGEQVEGRGFVYTHRGQPRIRIRHPADLRIID
- a CDS encoding malate dehydrogenase, giving the protein MKNPMRVAVTGAAGQISYSLLFRIASGDMLGKDQPVILQLLEITPAMDALRGVVMELEDCAFPLVAGITTSDKPEVAFDKADVALLVGARPRGPGMERKDLLEANAAIFSEQGKALNAVASRDVKVLVVGNPANTNSLIAQRNAPDLNPRNFTAMTRLDHNRALAQLAGKTGASTTDIKKMIIWGNHSATQYPDISQAMVKGDAASGLVPRDWYESDFIPTVQQRGAAIIKARGASSAASAGSSAVDHIRDWVMGTPDGDWVSMAVPSDGSYGIEKGLIYSFPVTCKGGDYSIVQGLEIDDFSRERMQVTEQELREERDGVAHLLP
- a CDS encoding DUF6489 family protein codes for the protein MKINVEVDATPEEIRAFLGLPDVAPLQKEMMEDVAKRMREGQQGYESLAMMQPLMQSGVANMDAMQKLFWQAFTQSGSKDDNKK
- a CDS encoding 5'-3' exonuclease H3TH domain-containing protein, coding for MNTPTYLIDSSIFVFRAWFALPETITCRDGHPANAAHGFVRFVHTLLQSERPARIAFAFDESRGTSYRHALYPAYKANRPPAPEELKRQFGWCREFVSALGLAHLSSPTFEADDLIGTLAARERQEGRAVVLVTGDKDLSQLVHEGDLWWDPHRSQRLDPRGIEKRLGVRPDQVADQLALAGDKVDNIPGIPGVGMATAARLLRRTDTLEALLEDIPAIAHMPIRGAKRLMGLVDTHRDTVRLARQLTGIHCEAGLPAGLDLGRGRPDGARLGDLMDQLALPPSRRFDWDRI